A DNA window from Candidatus Binataceae bacterium contains the following coding sequences:
- the rlmN gene encoding 23S rRNA (adenine(2503)-C(2))-methyltransferase RlmN, producing MSVGLTGFSYNHAVDAEQGIAIGAVGGIRREIRDLPFEELEQMIVVAGERSFRARQIAQRLWRRDAEAFDEMIELPAALRESLKQQFKIEALAVAHCDRAADGTRKLLLRLADGERIESVIIPGAGRVTLCISSQAGCAMGCSFCATALMGLRRNLSAAEILGQVIAARRELEADEALTNFVFMGMGEPLANYPRLSRTLATMTAEWGMGISPRRITVSTVGLVPMMERLLGDFQVNLAVSLHATTDEIRDRLAPINRRYPLKVLLAACGELPIQRRRRITFEYVMLDGVNDSAEDARRLVRMLAPIRAKMNLIFFNPFAGASYMPSPRSRVEAFQAILQQGNLTATIRESRGQDIAAACGQLYADQAAS from the coding sequence GTGTCTGTAGGCCTGACTGGTTTCAGTTACAATCACGCGGTGGACGCAGAGCAGGGCATCGCGATCGGCGCAGTCGGCGGCATCAGGCGGGAGATTCGGGATCTGCCGTTCGAGGAACTCGAACAGATGATCGTCGTCGCCGGCGAGCGCTCGTTTCGTGCCCGCCAGATTGCGCAGAGACTCTGGCGGCGCGACGCGGAAGCGTTCGACGAGATGATCGAGTTGCCGGCCGCACTGCGGGAATCATTAAAGCAACAGTTTAAGATTGAAGCGCTGGCGGTCGCGCATTGCGATCGCGCCGCCGACGGCACCCGCAAGCTGCTGCTCCGCCTGGCCGACGGCGAGCGGATCGAGAGCGTGATTATCCCTGGCGCGGGACGGGTGACGCTGTGCATCTCGAGTCAGGCGGGCTGCGCGATGGGGTGCAGTTTCTGCGCGACGGCGCTGATGGGCTTGCGGCGAAATCTCAGCGCTGCCGAAATCCTCGGCCAGGTGATAGCAGCGCGCCGCGAACTCGAGGCGGATGAGGCGCTGACCAATTTCGTTTTCATGGGGATGGGCGAGCCGCTCGCCAACTATCCGCGTCTGAGCCGGACGCTCGCGACCATGACCGCGGAGTGGGGCATGGGCATCTCGCCCCGGCGAATCACGGTCTCGACGGTCGGGCTCGTCCCTATGATGGAACGGCTGCTCGGCGACTTTCAGGTGAATCTGGCGGTTTCGCTCCACGCGACGACCGACGAGATCCGCGATCGCCTCGCACCGATCAATCGGCGCTATCCGCTGAAGGTTCTGCTGGCCGCCTGCGGCGAGCTGCCGATTCAGCGCCGCCGCCGAATCACCTTCGAGTATGTGATGCTCGATGGCGTCAACGATTCGGCAGAGGATGCGCGGCGGCTGGTGCGGATGCTCGCGCCGATCCGCGCTAAGATGAACCTGATCTTCTTCAATCCGTTCGCGGGCGCGAGCTACATGCCGAGTCCGCGATCGCGAGTCGAAGCCTTTCAAGCGATTCTGCAACAGGGTAACTTGACCGCGACGATTCGCGAGAGCCGCGGACAGGATATCGCGGCCGCCTGCGGCCAGTTGTACGCAGATCAAGCAGCGAGTTGA
- a CDS encoding nuclear transport factor 2 family protein, translated as MAADLEARVKELEGKVQAMTDCEAIRNLRYRYHEYVNEGKFKEIPSLFVEDGELDFAHLGKAKGHAEIAKFYGGIVGDGPVRDQNRPRISWVKQFIHNHMIELHGDHGHGVSYLEAKPIYGGEAFLVAARFNDDYVKRNGEWKFKKMSLLPYFMVPLKEGWAQEDKLKMR; from the coding sequence ATGGCGGCAGATTTGGAAGCGCGCGTCAAAGAACTCGAAGGCAAGGTTCAGGCGATGACTGATTGTGAGGCGATTCGTAATCTGCGCTATCGCTATCACGAGTACGTCAACGAGGGAAAATTCAAGGAGATCCCGAGTCTGTTCGTGGAGGATGGCGAGCTCGACTTCGCGCATCTGGGAAAAGCCAAGGGACACGCCGAAATCGCCAAATTCTACGGCGGCATCGTCGGTGACGGTCCGGTGCGGGATCAGAACCGCCCGCGCATCAGTTGGGTGAAGCAGTTCATCCATAATCACATGATCGAGCTGCACGGCGATCACGGTCACGGCGTCTCCTATCTCGAGGCCAAGCCGATTTACGGCGGCGAGGCCTTTCTGGTCGCGGCGCGCTTCAACGACGACTACGTCAAGCGCAACGGCGAGTGGAAGTTCAAGAAGATGAGCCTGCTCCCGTACTTCATGGTGCCGCTCAAAGAGGGCTGGGCGCAGGAGGATAAGCTCAAGATGCGGTGA
- the mdh gene encoding malate dehydrogenase: MPKRNKIAFVGAGNVGATCAHLCFLRSLGDIVLYDIIEGLPEGKALDMLESAPVLGIDVKVTGSTKIRDIAGADCIVVTSGSPRKPGMSRDDLLKINAGVMSNVGAAIKEVAPEAFVIVVTNPLDAMVTQIKRVTGFPKRRVAGQAGVLDSARYRTFLASELGVSVDSVKAMVLGGHGDDMVPVRSYTTCGGVPIERLIDAKRLEEIETRTRNGGAEIVNLMKTSSYYAAGTAVYRMVESFMLDKKEVLPAAAYLEGEYGVRGLYAGVPVVIGGGGVEKVIEIDLTAAEKKAFESSVGHVRELIEAMDKVLSA; this comes from the coding sequence GTGCCCAAAAGAAACAAGATCGCCTTTGTCGGCGCCGGTAACGTCGGCGCCACCTGTGCCCACCTGTGCTTCCTGCGCAGCCTGGGCGATATCGTCCTCTACGACATTATCGAGGGGCTGCCCGAGGGCAAGGCGCTCGATATGCTCGAGTCCGCCCCGGTGCTCGGCATTGACGTGAAAGTCACCGGCTCGACGAAGATTCGCGACATCGCGGGCGCCGATTGCATCGTCGTCACGTCGGGCTCGCCGCGCAAACCGGGCATGAGCCGCGACGATCTGCTCAAGATCAATGCCGGCGTGATGAGTAACGTCGGCGCCGCGATCAAAGAGGTCGCGCCGGAAGCCTTCGTGATCGTCGTCACCAACCCGCTCGACGCGATGGTCACGCAGATCAAGCGCGTCACCGGCTTTCCCAAGCGTCGCGTGGCCGGCCAGGCCGGCGTGCTCGATTCGGCGCGCTACCGCACATTTCTCGCGAGCGAGCTCGGGGTCTCCGTCGACAGCGTCAAAGCGATGGTCCTTGGCGGCCACGGCGACGACATGGTGCCAGTGCGCAGCTACACCACCTGCGGCGGCGTGCCGATCGAGCGGCTGATCGATGCCAAGCGGCTCGAAGAGATCGAAACCCGCACGCGCAATGGCGGCGCGGAGATCGTCAACCTGATGAAGACCTCGTCCTACTATGCAGCGGGCACCGCGGTTTATCGGATGGTGGAATCCTTCATGCTCGACAAAAAAGAGGTTCTGCCGGCGGCGGCCTATCTCGAGGGCGAGTACGGCGTGCGCGGGCTATACGCTGGTGTGCCAGTGGTTATCGGCGGCGGCGGGGTCGAGAAAGTGATCGAGATCGATTTGACCGCGGCCGAGAAAAAGGCTTTTGAGTCGTCGGTCGGTCACGTGCGCGAACTGATCGAAGCGATGGACAAGGTGCTCTCAGCATGA
- the sucC gene encoding ADP-forming succinate--CoA ligase subunit beta — protein sequence MNIHEFQAKQILSRFGAPVPKGQPASTPEEAAAAFTALGQPKAVVKVQIHAGGRGKAGGVKVLSSATEARDFAAKLLGKPLVTHQTGPEGRVVRRMYVEQASEVARELYLGMVVDRKAEGVSIIASTEGGMEIEEVAAKTPERIITEPIDPIIGLSGFQSRKIAFALGLRDKQVGQFGATLAALYRAFNETDASLIEINPLVVTKDGSVICLDAKMSFDDNALFRHPEIREMRDSNEEDPAETEAGKYDLSYVHLDGNIGCMVNGAGLAMATMDIVKYYGAEPANFLDVGGGANSQKVAAAFRILLADERVKAVLINIFGGIMLCDVLAQGVVDAAREVKLSIPLVVRMEGTNVDKGKQILKDSGIAVIAASDMADGARRVVEAIH from the coding sequence ATGAATATCCACGAATTTCAGGCCAAACAGATCCTAAGCCGCTTCGGCGCTCCGGTCCCCAAGGGCCAACCCGCTTCGACGCCGGAAGAGGCGGCCGCGGCGTTCACGGCGCTCGGGCAGCCCAAAGCCGTCGTCAAAGTGCAGATTCATGCGGGCGGACGCGGTAAGGCAGGCGGCGTCAAGGTGCTCTCGAGCGCGACCGAGGCCCGTGACTTTGCCGCGAAGCTGCTCGGCAAGCCGCTGGTCACTCATCAGACCGGCCCTGAGGGCCGCGTCGTCCGCCGCATGTATGTCGAGCAGGCCAGCGAGGTCGCACGCGAGCTCTACCTCGGGATGGTGGTTGATCGCAAAGCCGAGGGGGTCTCGATCATCGCGAGCACTGAGGGCGGGATGGAGATCGAGGAGGTCGCGGCGAAAACTCCGGAGCGGATTATCACCGAGCCGATCGATCCGATCATCGGGCTGAGCGGTTTCCAGTCGCGCAAAATTGCCTTCGCCCTCGGCCTGCGCGACAAGCAGGTCGGCCAGTTCGGCGCGACCCTCGCCGCGCTCTATCGCGCGTTCAACGAGACCGACGCTTCCCTCATCGAGATCAATCCGCTGGTCGTGACCAAGGACGGCAGCGTCATCTGCCTCGACGCGAAAATGTCTTTTGACGATAACGCGCTGTTCCGTCATCCCGAGATCCGCGAGATGCGCGACTCGAACGAAGAGGATCCCGCCGAGACCGAAGCCGGCAAATACGATCTCAGCTACGTGCACCTCGACGGCAATATCGGATGCATGGTCAACGGCGCCGGCCTCGCGATGGCGACCATGGACATCGTGAAGTATTACGGCGCCGAGCCGGCGAATTTCCTCGACGTCGGCGGCGGCGCGAATTCGCAGAAAGTCGCGGCCGCCTTTCGCATCCTGCTCGCCGACGAGCGGGTCAAAGCCGTGCTCATCAATATCTTCGGCGGCATCATGCTTTGCGACGTCCTCGCACAGGGCGTGGTCGACGCCGCGCGCGAGGTCAAACTGAGCATTCCGCTGGTGGTCCGGATGGAAGGGACCAATGTCGATAAGGGCAAGCAGATTCTCAAGGATTCCGGCATCGCGGTGATTGCCGCGAGCGATATGGCCGATGGCGCCCGCCGCGTCGTCGAGGCCATACACTAG
- the sucD gene encoding succinate--CoA ligase subunit alpha: MSILVNKNTRVLTQGITGATGQIHTRACKQYGTQMVGGVVPGKGGTDFEGIPIFDTVEQARKATGANATVIYVPPPFAADAILEAVAAGIELVICITEGVPVLDMVKVKKYVRDSKSRLIGPNCPGVITPGECKIGIMPGYIHMAGDIGVVSRSGTLTYEAVYQLTQLGLGQSTCIGIGGDPIIGTNHTDAMRLFNDDPGTRAVIMIGEIGGTAEEEAAQYVKENMKKPVVAFIAGQTAPKGRRMGHAGAIISGGRGTAADKIAALKAAGIAVAMSPADLGITMKQTLEAKAA, from the coding sequence ATGAGCATACTCGTCAATAAAAATACCCGCGTCCTCACCCAGGGCATCACTGGCGCGACCGGCCAGATTCACACCCGCGCCTGCAAGCAATATGGCACCCAGATGGTCGGAGGCGTGGTGCCCGGCAAGGGCGGCACCGACTTCGAGGGCATCCCGATCTTCGATACGGTCGAGCAGGCGCGCAAAGCGACCGGCGCCAATGCGACGGTGATCTATGTGCCACCGCCCTTCGCCGCCGACGCGATTCTCGAAGCGGTCGCCGCCGGCATCGAGCTGGTGATCTGCATCACCGAGGGGGTGCCGGTGCTCGACATGGTCAAGGTGAAAAAGTACGTGCGCGATTCCAAGAGCCGGTTAATCGGGCCGAACTGCCCGGGCGTCATCACGCCGGGCGAATGCAAAATCGGAATCATGCCCGGTTACATCCACATGGCCGGCGACATCGGGGTCGTCTCGCGCTCGGGCACGCTGACCTACGAGGCGGTCTATCAGTTGACGCAGCTGGGGCTCGGGCAATCGACCTGTATAGGAATCGGTGGCGATCCGATTATCGGCACCAATCACACCGACGCGATGCGGCTCTTTAACGACGATCCGGGCACCCGCGCCGTCATCATGATCGGTGAGATCGGCGGGACCGCCGAAGAAGAGGCCGCGCAATATGTAAAGGAAAACATGAAGAAACCGGTGGTTGCGTTTATCGCCGGACAAACGGCGCCCAAAGGCCGCCGGATGGGCCATGCGGGCGCGATTATCTCGGGCGGTCGTGGCACCGCAGCGGACAAGATCGCGGCGCTCAAGGCGGCGGGCATCGCCGTCGCGATGAGTCCGGCCGACCTCGGCATTACGATGAAGCAGACGCTCGAGGCCAAGGCCGCCTGA
- the ndk gene encoding nucleoside-diphosphate kinase has translation MERTLAIIKPDAVGRKLTGDILKRIEASGLHPCALKLKHLTRAQAQRFYEVHKERPFYGSLCDYMTSGAIVIAVLEGDNAIARWRELMGATDPAKAAAGTIRKDFGQDVEKNASHGSDAPETATREIAFFFSALEIVS, from the coding sequence ATGGAACGCACACTCGCTATAATCAAACCCGACGCGGTTGGCCGCAAGCTGACTGGCGACATCCTCAAGCGCATCGAAGCGAGCGGGTTGCACCCCTGCGCGCTCAAGCTCAAGCATCTGACGCGGGCGCAAGCGCAGCGCTTTTACGAGGTTCACAAAGAGCGGCCGTTCTACGGCTCGCTGTGCGACTACATGACTTCGGGAGCGATCGTGATCGCGGTGCTCGAGGGCGACAACGCGATCGCCCGATGGCGCGAGCTGATGGGCGCAACGGATCCGGCGAAAGCGGCCGCCGGGACGATTCGCAAGGATTTCGGCCAGGACGTCGAGAAGAATGCATCGCACGGCTCTGACGCTCCCGAGACCGCCACCCGCGAGATCGCGTTCTTCTTCAGCGCGCTGGAAATCGTCTCTTAG